Proteins co-encoded in one Phycisphaerae bacterium genomic window:
- a CDS encoding glycoside hydrolase family 9 protein, which produces MKTTKYLFVIISLAITLQSAIAAEEAIGINFFDLANSGLGSTTCWGDPKCYVYLGGSATFTRCSTNYVPVNMSIGAGSLVFTTKKPSGSYWNVQFKLDWGHSVNFLRYGQTPLLHLRVKWGTIASGADVQIYLTDDQSIKDLYRLYNGTGTSYSNQSAYVTLSNYVTPSTSVWQDVYIPLSDFLINNPNLDITRIGVLQISGAGTYTSTNTMYVEKMRVVPSVASQYSDMIKVNQIGYLPNSKKLAIVSYESGAVSSPPTYFQVRDAATGDIVFQSYSLVLKTGADDQSGDIVRHADFSAFTTPGRYVVTCPEIGQTSQAFDIRSDVFDEVFRDSLRFFYFARSGQAIAAPYAEGYTRPAIYTNNTTCAYDYDDNASDKMYDYDPNNIGITARDVQGGWFDAGDLHLDVHNNVTSLWVLMQTLDRFKNKLGPNVLNLPESNGSTNDMVLLIKWGLDWLKKMQNPDGSVHFIVYAPSGVYSYQKISDISTGSACVAAGTFAKAYTLFSTIPGYETYASDLLTRSQLSWNWLSTHTTNYNPVSPGIGEWSYRINDDTSFRSFAAIELYIATGNSTYRTFFETAYNSTGNPITAFPGIDDGVGASGSSSYYNYVAMLTGINGITPGYLDYANTTRPVTESIRTAIKNAFITSANQLVSRASGGSATYRVPMLMFNDLYWGSSGVLCGNAYVLLQAYEWTGTTTYRDTAIDVLDWVCGRNPVSRIFITGDYSDYLHGTDHYSFYMFDHLNPVPGYLCGNINMLSGYLLQPYIKYSWKYYLNLQNAAILEPCLPWQANLCFLLGYFADDLKLPDTIDIAYLSEFSSAWLTTPADAGWNPNCDIAVPPDLIINFKDFAVLANQWMNR; this is translated from the coding sequence ATGAAGACAACAAAATATCTATTTGTAATTATTTCTCTCGCTATCACTTTACAATCTGCCATAGCGGCAGAAGAAGCTATCGGAATTAATTTTTTCGACCTTGCCAATTCCGGTTTAGGTTCCACAACCTGCTGGGGCGACCCCAAATGTTATGTTTATTTAGGCGGCTCGGCTACATTCACAAGATGCAGCACAAATTATGTGCCGGTGAATATGAGCATCGGTGCCGGTTCTCTGGTTTTCACAACTAAAAAACCTTCCGGCAGTTACTGGAATGTTCAGTTCAAACTTGATTGGGGGCATTCGGTTAATTTTCTGCGATATGGCCAAACCCCGCTTCTGCATTTACGAGTCAAATGGGGCACAATCGCGTCAGGCGCAGATGTGCAAATATACCTGACTGACGACCAGTCGATAAAAGATTTGTACCGCTTATATAACGGAACCGGAACTTCATATTCCAACCAGTCGGCTTATGTAACGCTTTCCAATTATGTAACTCCCTCGACCTCTGTCTGGCAGGATGTTTATATCCCGCTGAGCGATTTTCTTATAAATAATCCCAATTTAGACATCACAAGAATCGGCGTACTGCAAATTTCCGGCGCCGGAACATACACATCAACCAATACGATGTATGTGGAAAAGATGAGAGTAGTTCCATCGGTTGCCAGCCAATATTCCGATATGATTAAGGTCAACCAGATTGGCTATCTGCCCAACAGCAAAAAACTCGCCATTGTAAGCTATGAATCCGGTGCGGTATCCTCTCCGCCGACATATTTTCAGGTCAGAGATGCTGCCACAGGTGATATTGTTTTTCAAAGTTACAGCCTTGTGCTAAAGACAGGTGCCGATGACCAAAGCGGCGATATTGTTCGCCACGCTGATTTTTCCGCCTTTACAACGCCGGGACGATATGTTGTCACCTGCCCGGAAATAGGACAGACATCTCAGGCATTTGATATACGAAGCGATGTTTTTGATGAAGTATTCCGCGATTCGCTTAGGTTCTTCTATTTTGCCCGCAGCGGACAGGCAATAGCCGCCCCTTATGCCGAAGGCTATACAAGGCCTGCGATTTACACAAACAATACAACCTGTGCTTATGATTACGATGATAATGCCTCCGATAAGATGTATGACTATGACCCTAACAATATAGGCATTACCGCTCGCGACGTTCAGGGCGGCTGGTTCGATGCCGGTGACCTGCATTTGGATGTTCACAACAATGTTACTTCATTATGGGTGCTGATGCAGACTTTGGACCGTTTTAAAAATAAACTTGGCCCAAATGTTTTAAACCTGCCTGAATCAAACGGTTCGACCAACGATATGGTCCTGCTCATAAAATGGGGACTGGATTGGTTGAAGAAAATGCAAAATCCGGACGGCAGCGTTCATTTTATAGTTTATGCCCCGTCCGGTGTTTATAGCTATCAGAAAATCTCTGACATATCGACCGGCTCTGCATGTGTTGCTGCCGGCACTTTCGCCAAGGCCTATACTCTGTTTTCAACAATCCCCGGCTACGAAACTTATGCCTCCGATTTGCTTACTCGCTCGCAATTATCATGGAATTGGCTCTCGACTCATACAACAAATTACAATCCTGTTTCGCCGGGTATCGGCGAGTGGTCTTACCGCATAAATGATGATACTTCTTTTCGTTCTTTCGCGGCCATCGAACTCTATATCGCAACAGGCAACAGTACTTACCGGACTTTTTTCGAGACCGCGTATAACAGTACAGGTAATCCTATAACTGCTTTCCCCGGAATTGACGATGGCGTAGGTGCTTCTGGTTCATCTTCATATTATAACTATGTCGCTATGCTCACCGGCATCAACGGCATCACTCCGGGCTATCTCGATTATGCAAACACGACAAGGCCCGTAACGGAATCTATAAGAACTGCTATCAAAAATGCATTTATCACTTCGGCTAACCAGCTTGTAAGCAGAGCCTCCGGCGGTTCCGCAACTTACAGGGTTCCGATGCTTATGTTCAACGACCTTTATTGGGGTTCCAGCGGAGTTCTATGCGGAAATGCTTATGTCTTGCTTCAGGCTTATGAATGGACGGGCACCACTACATATCGCGACACTGCCATAGATGTACTGGATTGGGTTTGCGGCCGAAATCCCGTCTCTCGAATTTTCATCACCGGCGATTACAGCGACTATCTGCACGGCACCGACCACTATTCATTTTATATGTTCGACCATTTAAACCCTGTACCGGGCTATCTGTGCGGAAATATCAATATGCTTTCCGGATACTTGTTGCAGCCATATATAAAATATTCGTGGAAATATTATTTGAATCTCCAAAATGCCGCAATTCTTGAACCATGCCTTCCCTGGCAGGCCAACTTATGTTTTCTATTGGGTTATTTTGCCGATGATTTGAAATTGCCTGATACTATTGACATTGCTTATCTGTCTGAATTTTCCAGCGCCTGGCTGACTACACCTGCCGATGCCGGCTGGAATCCAAATTGTGATATCGCTGTTCCGCCGGACCTTATTATTAATTTTAAAGATTTCGCAGTCCTCGCAAATCAATGGATGAACCGGTAA
- a CDS encoding PhoPQ-activated protein PqaA family protein, with amino-acid sequence MKSLITICLVLFVQPLFCHGSALDDYVAMADPCYSYTLISSSPDSFTQTQGYTLKLVSQQWRTLSEVDHTVWNHWMTVVVPNLSLGATRDAALILIDGGNYTDSAPGIDYQYRWLAATTRSVIVILKAVPNQPLHFLDESIYRTEDQIVAYSWRKFLDGGDANWPVQLPMVKSVVRCMDATVSFVGSSAGGSRTINHFVLTGGSKRGWTAWLTAAVDTRVTAVAPIVSDLLNMKKSFSHEWASYGFWAIALQPYVDMGIFEQFETPRGTELINIVDPYAYRDRLTMPKFIINAAGDNFFVSDNIQFYFSGLSGEKHLRHVPNTDHYLSGATGDVFNCMVPFYNDFLNGTARPQFSWAINEDGSITVQTTDAPKYVYLWQITNQTARDFRFSTTGYNWVHTQLIDTGGGIYTAQVTQPQNGWTAFFVELAYTGTLGSSFDYHFTTEMMVLPEMLPYEADFNRDTMTNADDLQILADSWLTENDYREISPRRGVGDGIINFNDFTNFSVHWHN; translated from the coding sequence GTGAAATCACTTATTACAATATGTTTAGTGCTGTTTGTGCAGCCGTTGTTTTGTCACGGTTCGGCACTGGACGATTATGTCGCAATGGCCGACCCGTGTTATTCATACACTCTAATCAGCAGCAGTCCTGACAGTTTTACACAAACACAAGGTTACACTCTAAAACTTGTTTCGCAGCAATGGAGAACTTTATCGGAAGTTGACCATACTGTTTGGAATCACTGGATGACAGTTGTAGTTCCTAACTTGTCGCTTGGAGCAACCAGGGATGCGGCGCTGATATTAATTGACGGCGGAAATTATACAGACTCTGCGCCGGGCATAGATTATCAATACAGATGGCTTGCGGCGACCACACGTTCGGTCATCGTAATATTGAAAGCAGTTCCAAATCAGCCATTGCATTTTCTGGATGAGTCGATATATCGAACCGAAGACCAGATAGTCGCTTATTCGTGGAGAAAATTTTTGGATGGCGGCGATGCAAACTGGCCTGTTCAACTGCCGATGGTCAAATCGGTAGTCAGGTGTATGGACGCAACGGTAAGTTTTGTAGGCAGCAGCGCAGGCGGCAGCAGAACAATAAATCATTTTGTTTTGACAGGCGGCTCGAAACGCGGCTGGACAGCGTGGCTAACGGCGGCGGTTGACACAAGAGTTACGGCCGTTGCGCCGATAGTAAGTGATTTACTGAATATGAAAAAGTCTTTTTCGCATGAATGGGCGTCTTATGGGTTCTGGGCCATCGCTTTGCAGCCTTACGTGGATATGGGCATCTTCGAACAATTTGAAACCCCGCGCGGCACGGAATTAATAAATATTGTCGACCCTTATGCATACAGAGACAGGCTGACAATGCCGAAATTTATTATAAACGCTGCGGGAGACAATTTTTTCGTCAGCGATAATATTCAATTTTATTTCAGCGGGCTTTCCGGCGAAAAACATCTAAGACACGTTCCTAATACAGACCATTATCTTTCCGGCGCAACGGGCGATGTATTCAATTGTATGGTTCCTTTTTATAATGATTTTTTAAATGGGACGGCCAGACCGCAATTTTCCTGGGCCATAAATGAAGATGGTTCCATAACCGTCCAAACAACAGATGCTCCTAAATATGTTTACCTGTGGCAGATTACAAATCAAACCGCCAGAGATTTCAGGTTTTCAACCACAGGTTACAACTGGGTTCATACGCAGCTTATCGATACGGGCGGCGGAATTTACACGGCGCAAGTAACGCAGCCGCAAAACGGGTGGACAGCATTTTTTGTCGAGCTTGCTTATACGGGTACTCTCGGCAGTTCATTCGATTATCATTTTACGACAGAGATGATGGTCCTGCCGGAAATGCTGCCCTATGAAGCGGATTTTAACAGAGATACGATGACAAACGCCGATGATTTACAAATTTTAGCGGATTCATGGCTGACAGAAAACGATTATCGCGAGATCTCTCCACGACGCGGCGTCGGCGACGGAATAATAAACTTTAATGATTTTACCAACTTCAGCGTTCATTGGCATAATTAA
- a CDS encoding metallophosphoesterase: protein MSKDTNLTRREFLGGSLAIAAGAAGAGVLRPSQTLAASGIKKTAKKRSIRFAHMTDIHLEPKRNAPDGLTAALRHVESLKDRPEVIITGGDNVMDLLGAQDNWAKVQIDTLKEILAKECQLPIKFCVGNHDIWGWDKKNSLTTGSEELWGKARFVKEFGLENRYYAFDAGKWRIIMLDSTHADEKDVYTAKFDDEQYNWLVNQLQSNKDKHICLINHIPILSAAVLLDGDNLKQGRWTLPDEWMHLDTHKLVDLFWQNKNVKLCISGHLHLLERLEYNNVTYICDGAVCGAWWGGAFHQCEEGYGLFDLYDDGTFDHQYIDYGWEVKQT from the coding sequence ATGTCTAAAGATACAAACCTTACTCGACGTGAATTCCTCGGCGGTTCTCTGGCAATTGCGGCAGGTGCTGCAGGAGCCGGTGTTTTAAGACCTTCTCAAACATTAGCCGCATCAGGCATCAAAAAAACTGCAAAAAAACGAAGCATCAGATTCGCTCATATGACGGACATTCACCTTGAACCGAAGCGAAACGCACCCGATGGGTTAACTGCTGCTTTGCGTCACGTGGAGTCGCTTAAAGACCGTCCAGAAGTGATAATCACCGGCGGGGACAATGTGATGGATTTGCTCGGCGCTCAGGATAACTGGGCGAAAGTTCAAATTGATACTCTTAAAGAAATTCTCGCTAAAGAATGCCAACTGCCGATTAAATTTTGTGTCGGCAATCATGATATATGGGGCTGGGACAAAAAGAACAGTTTGACCACAGGTTCTGAAGAACTGTGGGGCAAGGCCAGATTCGTCAAAGAATTCGGCCTTGAAAACCGATACTACGCATTTGACGCCGGTAAGTGGCGGATTATTATGTTAGACAGCACTCATGCTGATGAGAAAGATGTCTATACAGCCAAATTTGATGATGAACAATATAACTGGCTTGTTAATCAGCTCCAGTCGAATAAGGATAAACACATTTGTCTTATAAACCATATTCCCATCCTCTCTGCGGCGGTTCTTCTCGATGGCGATAATTTAAAACAGGGCCGCTGGACGCTTCCTGATGAATGGATGCATTTGGATACTCACAAGTTAGTTGACCTGTTTTGGCAGAATAAAAATGTTAAACTGTGTATAAGTGGTCATCTGCATTTGCTGGAGCGTCTTGAATATAACAATGTAACTTATATTTGTGACGGTGCCGTCTGCGGCGCATGGTGGGGCGGAGCTTTTCATCAATGCGAGGAAGGCTACGGCCTTTTTGATTTATATGATGACGGAACCTTTGACCATCAATATATTGACTATGGCTGGGAAGTGAAACAAACATAG
- a CDS encoding ABC transporter permease gives MPNVFSNNIKKWVSELTGLFGALLVLIIIFGLTANNFFTVITFKTIANQIPDITIIAAGMTFVLIIAGIDLSVGSVMALCSAVLGVAMINWHLPLIAAIGLCCLTGLACGLLNGAVIVRWKLPSFIVTLAMLEIARGAAYLVTDSRTIYIGSAVERISDAAIFGISIPAIIAFLVIVLGQIILSYTVFGRYMIAIGTNEEVVRLSGIDPRPVKIAVFTICSFLTAIAAVIQTARLSSANPNMGIGLELQAIAAVVIGGTSLMGGKGSVVRTFLGVLIIGVLSTGLAQIGAQEPTKRLITGIVILAAVILDYYRNRLRNKTSMP, from the coding sequence ATGCCGAATGTTTTTTCAAATAATATAAAAAAATGGGTTTCTGAACTGACGGGCCTTTTCGGTGCACTTTTAGTTTTGATTATCATATTCGGCCTGACAGCGAACAATTTTTTTACTGTTATAACTTTTAAAACCATAGCAAATCAAATTCCCGACATCACAATCATCGCGGCAGGCATGACATTTGTTTTGATAATCGCCGGCATCGACCTTTCTGTCGGTTCGGTAATGGCTCTTTGCAGTGCAGTTCTCGGAGTTGCGATGATAAATTGGCATTTACCGTTAATCGCGGCCATCGGATTGTGCTGTCTAACAGGTCTTGCGTGCGGATTATTAAATGGTGCAGTTATCGTTCGCTGGAAACTACCGTCTTTTATAGTAACATTGGCAATGCTCGAAATCGCACGGGGAGCTGCGTATCTTGTTACGGATTCGAGAACGATTTACATTGGCAGCGCAGTTGAAAGGATTTCCGATGCAGCCATTTTTGGGATTTCCATACCTGCGATAATCGCTTTTTTAGTTATTGTGCTTGGCCAGATAATTTTGTCATATACCGTTTTCGGCAGGTATATGATAGCCATTGGCACAAATGAAGAAGTTGTAAGGCTTAGCGGCATAGACCCAAGACCGGTAAAAATCGCAGTTTTTACAATATGTTCTTTCCTGACGGCGATTGCGGCAGTTATTCAAACGGCACGTCTTTCTTCAGCTAATCCTAACATGGGCATTGGTTTGGAACTTCAGGCGATAGCCGCGGTAGTTATCGGAGGCACAAGTCTTATGGGCGGCAAAGGGTCGGTTGTCAGGACTTTTCTCGGCGTTTTGATTATAGGTGTGCTAAGTACAGGCCTTGCCCAGATCGGCGCTCAGGAGCCGACAAAAAGACTTATTACGGGCATTGTGATACTTGCAGCGGTAATTCTTGACTACTACCGCAACAGATTGCGCAACAAAACAAGTATGCCATAA
- a CDS encoding glycoside hydrolase family 130 protein, which translates to MAAKVIIKGENLPHMPWQERPQSSSDIVWRYSKNPIIPRDLLPCSNSIFNSAVVPYKGGFAGVFRVDDKSRNMRIHSGQSKDGFSFQIDPEPIQFICNEPEIAEFIEGYDPRVCRIEDRYYVTWCNNYHGYTIGIAYTNDFKKYYQMENSFLPFNRNGVLFPRKVNGKYMMFSRPSDTGHTPFGDIFISSSPDMIHWGCHRHVMSPKAEKLTWQCTKIGAGPIPIETSQGWLIFYHGVLTSCNGYVYSMGAALLDLEKPWKVIYRSKDYLLNPRTVYECIGDVPNVVFPCASLQDPATGRIAVYYGCADTVTGLAFCYADEVLDYLSKNSEL; encoded by the coding sequence ATGGCAGCAAAAGTAATAATCAAAGGGGAAAATTTACCGCATATGCCGTGGCAGGAAAGGCCCCAGAGCAGTTCTGATATAGTCTGGCGATACAGCAAAAATCCTATAATACCAAGGGATCTTTTACCCTGTTCGAACAGCATATTTAACAGCGCCGTGGTTCCATATAAAGGCGGTTTTGCCGGTGTTTTTCGCGTTGATGACAAATCTCGAAATATGCGGATTCACAGCGGCCAGAGCAAAGATGGTTTTAGTTTTCAAATTGACCCTGAACCGATTCAATTTATTTGTAATGAACCTGAGATTGCGGAATTTATCGAAGGCTATGACCCAAGAGTTTGCCGCATAGAGGACAGGTACTATGTTACATGGTGCAATAATTATCATGGTTATACTATCGGGATAGCATACACCAATGATTTTAAGAAATATTACCAGATGGAAAACTCATTTTTGCCCTTCAATAGAAACGGCGTGCTGTTTCCTCGAAAAGTCAACGGCAAATATATGATGTTCTCACGCCCGAGCGATACAGGGCACACGCCTTTCGGAGATATATTCATTAGTTCCAGTCCCGACATGATTCACTGGGGCTGTCACAGACACGTGATGTCGCCAAAAGCAGAAAAACTGACCTGGCAGTGCACAAAAATAGGAGCTGGGCCGATACCGATTGAAACTTCTCAGGGCTGGCTGATATTTTATCACGGCGTTTTGACAAGCTGCAATGGGTACGTTTATAGTATGGGTGCTGCATTGCTGGACCTGGAAAAACCATGGAAGGTTATTTATCGAAGCAAAGATTATTTGCTAAATCCCCGCACTGTCTACGAATGCATTGGCGATGTGCCTAACGTTGTTTTCCCCTGCGCCTCGCTGCAGGATCCGGCAACCGGCAGAATCGCTGTCTATTACGGCTGTGCCGATACGGTTACAGGGTTGGCTTTTTGTTATGCGGATGAAGTGCTGGATTACCTTAGCAAAAATTCCGAACTGTAA
- a CDS encoding sodium:solute symporter family protein, with protein sequence MKIHPVDIFIVAAYMVAMVLIGLWVTRKASKNLGSYFLGDNMMPWYMLGISNAASMFDVSGTMWLVYLLFVYGVKSAFIPWLWPTFNQIFLMVYLAVWLRRSNVLTGAEWIRTRFGNGTGATLSYFSVVIFALVSVVGFTSYGYQGIGKFAAVFFPWKISPHVYAIVIIGITTLYTMLGGMYSVVITDVAQFLIMFVASIAVGIIAMTRTSPEAIAAAVPADWGNLWFGWRLHLDWSGIMASANTCIQKDGWSLFSLFMMMVLFKGVLASMAGPAPNYDLQRVLSSKNTRAAALMSASVSFVLFIPRYLLIAGIAVLALVFFSPQLNQMGANVDFEQILPYVIGNFIPVGLMGLLLAGLLAAFMSTFSATINAGAAYIVNDIYKGYINKNASNRTYVTMSCIFTVVVVIVGIIFGLMTSSINEWVMWIVAGLYGGYVAPNVLKWHWWRLNGFGYFAGMMAVIIASMIMPIAPFFRDLSAIYGFPFLLAISLAASIIGSLVTPTEDEETLKKFYKQVRPWGFWEPIKAMVISENPDFVPNKNFGRDMINVAVGMVWQLTFTLAPIYLVIKNFRAMTISVIAMIITSIFMKLNWYDKLDKD encoded by the coding sequence ATGAAAATTCATCCGGTTGACATCTTTATTGTTGCCGCCTATATGGTCGCGATGGTACTGATAGGTCTTTGGGTAACGCGCAAAGCTTCGAAAAATCTCGGCTCGTATTTTCTCGGCGATAATATGATGCCATGGTATATGCTCGGCATTTCAAACGCCGCAAGTATGTTCGATGTCAGCGGAACGATGTGGCTGGTTTATCTGCTGTTCGTCTATGGCGTAAAAAGCGCGTTTATCCCGTGGCTGTGGCCGACGTTCAATCAAATCTTCCTGATGGTTTATCTTGCGGTTTGGCTCAGACGCTCCAATGTACTTACAGGCGCAGAATGGATACGAACAAGGTTTGGAAACGGCACCGGCGCTACTTTATCTTATTTCAGCGTTGTAATATTCGCCCTTGTCAGCGTTGTCGGATTTACAAGTTACGGCTATCAGGGTATCGGCAAATTTGCCGCCGTATTTTTCCCATGGAAGATTTCTCCGCATGTCTATGCCATAGTTATCATAGGCATAACAACTCTTTACACAATGCTCGGCGGAATGTATTCGGTAGTAATAACTGACGTAGCTCAATTCTTAATTATGTTCGTTGCTTCAATAGCCGTAGGCATAATCGCAATGACGCGTACCTCGCCTGAAGCTATCGCTGCCGCTGTTCCTGCTGATTGGGGAAATTTGTGGTTCGGCTGGAGGCTGCATCTTGACTGGTCGGGAATAATGGCTTCGGCAAATACATGCATCCAAAAAGACGGCTGGTCATTATTCTCGCTCTTTATGATGATGGTATTATTCAAGGGAGTACTGGCAAGTATGGCAGGCCCGGCTCCGAACTATGATTTACAGAGAGTTCTTTCAAGTAAAAATACAAGGGCCGCCGCTCTTATGAGCGCTTCGGTTTCTTTTGTCCTGTTTATACCGAGATATTTGCTCATAGCTGGCATCGCGGTTCTTGCGCTGGTATTTTTCAGCCCGCAGCTTAATCAAATGGGGGCCAATGTAGATTTTGAACAAATACTTCCTTATGTTATTGGCAATTTTATTCCTGTCGGATTAATGGGCTTGCTTCTGGCAGGTTTGCTCGCGGCTTTTATGAGCACATTCAGCGCAACCATTAACGCAGGTGCCGCGTATATCGTCAACGATATCTACAAAGGCTATATCAATAAAAACGCATCCAACAGAACGTATGTTACGATGAGCTGCATCTTCACTGTTGTCGTTGTCATAGTCGGTATTATATTCGGTTTAATGACCAGCTCGATAAACGAATGGGTTATGTGGATTGTCGCCGGTCTTTACGGCGGATATGTGGCACCGAATGTTTTAAAATGGCATTGGTGGCGATTAAACGGTTTCGGTTATTTTGCCGGTATGATGGCAGTGATTATAGCTTCGATGATTATGCCGATTGCGCCGTTTTTCAGGGATTTGTCCGCAATATATGGTTTCCCGTTTCTGCTTGCCATCAGTCTGGCGGCATCTATTATCGGCAGCCTTGTTACGCCAACTGAAGATGAGGAAACTCTGAAAAAATTCTACAAACAGGTCCGGCCATGGGGTTTCTGGGAACCAATAAAAGCCATGGTAATATCAGAGAACCCTGATTTTGTGCCGAACAAAAATTTTGGGCGGGATATGATAAATGTTGCCGTAGGTATGGTTTGGCAGCTGACTTTCACTCTTGCTCCTATCTATCTGGTAATAAAAAATTTCCGCGCAATGACAATCTCGGTGATTGCAATGATTATCACATCAATTTTTATGAAACTTAATTGGTATGACAAACTGGATAAAGATTAG
- a CDS encoding sugar ABC transporter ATP-binding protein, which yields MLFEAQTISKSYPGVKALSNIDFSLHEGEVHALIGENGAGKSTLAKIIAGVIRSDAGTMKLSDAEYDPLSTSQAQKQGVRMVMQELNILDTLSIAENIFFDSMVNRCGFINYTRLHKEAKEAMSPAGLGNIAPSTPAGKLSIGQKQMVEIAAGLYKKCKIFILDEPTSSLTDKEIKLLFERIKFLKGLGAGIIYISHKMNEIKQIADRITVLRDGQKITTDSADKLSISEMVQQMVGRKFSQEQFELPKMGTEVILEINDLCSKPKVKNVSFNLHKGEILGIAGLIGSGRTETVRCIFGADRPQSGRINLKNQDVSRILTSPKAAVSKSMAMIPEDRKSEGLLLSLAVKDNISIGNYDLLSSFGFIKSKKEYKCAEKFIDLLNIKCSSQRQDAMHLSGGNQQKVILSRWICRDSDIFIFDEPTRGIDIAARYDIYKLMTELTAKGRGLIVVSSDLQELMIICHRIAVMSNGKLVQTFDRNNWTENDIMQAAFSEYVN from the coding sequence ATGTTGTTTGAAGCTCAAACTATTTCAAAGTCGTATCCCGGCGTAAAAGCGCTTAGTAATATCGATTTCAGTTTGCACGAAGGAGAAGTTCACGCTCTCATAGGCGAAAACGGGGCAGGCAAAAGCACTCTTGCGAAAATTATAGCAGGTGTTATCCGGTCTGACGCGGGGACAATGAAGTTATCGGATGCTGAATACGATCCTTTGTCAACAAGCCAGGCGCAGAAGCAGGGCGTTCGAATGGTAATGCAGGAGCTGAATATTCTCGATACACTCAGTATCGCAGAGAATATTTTTTTTGATTCGATGGTAAATCGCTGCGGATTTATTAATTATACACGGCTTCACAAAGAAGCGAAAGAAGCGATGTCGCCGGCAGGACTTGGAAATATCGCCCCGTCAACGCCTGCAGGAAAACTTAGCATCGGACAAAAACAAATGGTGGAAATTGCTGCCGGCCTGTATAAAAAATGCAAAATATTCATTCTTGACGAGCCGACATCCTCTCTTACTGATAAAGAAATTAAACTTCTTTTCGAACGAATAAAATTTCTTAAAGGACTCGGAGCGGGCATTATTTATATTTCGCATAAGATGAACGAAATTAAACAAATTGCCGACAGGATAACGGTTCTCCGGGACGGCCAAAAAATAACTACCGATTCTGCCGACAAGCTGAGTATATCCGAAATGGTTCAGCAGATGGTAGGCAGGAAATTCAGTCAGGAACAGTTTGAATTGCCGAAAATGGGCACAGAGGTCATTTTGGAAATAAATGATTTGTGCAGTAAACCGAAAGTAAAAAATGTCAGCTTTAATCTGCACAAAGGTGAAATACTCGGCATAGCCGGTCTTATAGGTTCGGGCAGGACGGAAACGGTTCGCTGTATTTTCGGAGCCGACAGGCCCCAAAGCGGGAGAATAAATCTTAAAAATCAGGATGTAAGCAGGATTTTAACATCGCCTAAAGCGGCTGTTTCAAAATCGATGGCGATGATTCCCGAAGACAGGAAATCCGAAGGACTGCTTTTAAGCCTTGCTGTGAAAGACAATATTTCAATCGGCAATTACGATTTGTTGAGCAGTTTCGGTTTTATTAAATCGAAAAAAGAATATAAATGTGCAGAAAAATTTATCGATTTATTGAATATTAAGTGCAGCTCGCAGCGGCAGGATGCGATGCATCTTAGCGGCGGGAACCAGCAAAAGGTGATTTTGTCGCGATGGATTTGCAGGGACAGCGACATTTTTATTTTCGATGAACCTACGCGGGGAATAGATATAGCGGCACGATACGACATATACAAATTAATGACTGAACTTACCGCAAAGGGCAGGGGATTGATTGTTGTTTCTTCGGACCTGCAGGAATTAATGATTATTTGTCACAGGATAGCGGTTATGTCGAACGGCAAATTAGTACAGACATTTGACCGGAACAACTGGACAGAAAATGATATTATGCAGGCCGCTTTCAGTGAATATGTAAATTAA